One genomic segment of Tubulanus polymorphus chromosome 4, tnTubPoly1.2, whole genome shotgun sequence includes these proteins:
- the LOC141903194 gene encoding sodium/hydrogen exchanger 9B2-like — MGRLTETEVNTELTSDTTSERAEKISKSSSKDSFDFDTLDGQLQAPQNSNPGVKKADENLIPHTDNDSAHETNKLSICCATCSKPLLTKYNALPVEPSRAERFKHSLLCPPHGCLGRFLTITIALVLIWAVLWSITGSEALPGHSFFGLFILFVCCIIGGAVVERIKLPALLGMLILGCLLRNVPYINVGKDIDKDWSSAIRNIALVVILTRAGLGLDPKVLKKLSFVVLRLAFIPCIIEAVVVAITTYLLLDLPWVWGFMLGFVLAAVSPAVVVPSMLHLEEKGLGTDKGIPTLVIAAASVDDVLAISGFGVFLGIAFSKSNLALTIFRGPLEALLGVVYGILMGLLAWYLPHRKNTHLKLYRFIFLFCGGLFAVFGSISGEVPGAGALGCLTLAFVAAIGWRQRDGWSDEFNPMADIMAVLWMIFQPFLFGLIGNEIVIETLDGGTVGLGIATLCVGLAFRVVASFLAVLGTDLTWKERFFIPFAWLPKATVQAAIGPQALDAARQFGKGPKDVEYIMGLKILTIAVLVILITAPLGSALIALLGPRFLTQTSSKTAKSDDAAVSKEEDDSDDIESNEISIEMSTYRARPSGASMPDEAFFRKLQAIGQSDDESDNKPVVMTINNHISIDEASDESHVAA, encoded by the exons ATGGGCCGTTTAACCGAAACTGAAGTTAACACGGAACTTACTTCAGATACTACGTCGGAGAGGGcggaaaaaatatctaaatcatcgAGTAAAGATTCATTTGATTTCGACACCCTTGACGGACAGTTGCAGGCGCCGCAGAATTCAAACCCCGGCGTGAAGAAAGCGGATGAAAATCTGATACCTCATACCGACAATGACTCCGCCCATGAAACGAACAAGCTGTCAATCTGCTGCGCAACCTGCTCCAAACCGCTTCTTACTAAATACAACGCGCTCCCTGTCGAGCCGTCTCGTGCTGAACGTTTTAAACACAGTCTCCTGTGTCCACCTCACGGCTGTTTAGGTCGTTTTCTCACGATAACCATCGCTCTGGTTTTAATCTGGGCCGTTTTGTGGTCTATAACCGGTTCTGAAGCTCTTCCCGGTCACAGCTTTTTCGGCCTATTCATCTTATTCGTATGTTGTATCATTGGTGGCGCTGTAGTGGAAAGAATAAAACTACCCGCTCTATTAG GCATGTTGATACTAGGCTGCCTTCTTAGAAATGTACCGTATATTAACGTCGGAAAAGATATCGACAAGGACTGGTCTTCGGCGATAAG aaaCATAGCTCTGGTAGTTATCCTCACTCGAGCTGGTCTCGGTTTAGACCCGAAAGTGCTGAAGAAGTTATCGTTCGTTGTGTTGAGATTGGCTTTCATTCCGTGTATTATCGAAGCGGTAGTCGTTGCTATTACTACTTATTTACTGCTCGATCTGCCATGGGTTTGGGGTTTCATGTTGGG GTTTGTATTAGCTGCTGTTTCTCCAGCCGTAGTTGTGCCCAGTATGTTACACTTAGAAGAAAAAGGTCTCGGAACTGATAAAGGTATTCCGACGTTAGTGATAGCAGCGGCTAGTGTTGACGACGTTCTCGCTATCAGCGGATTCGGAGTTTTTCTCGGGATTGCCTTTTCAAAAA GTAATCTTGCGTTGACAATTTTCCGTGGTCCTCTCGAAGCTTTACTCGGTGTTGTTTATGGAATATTGATGGGTCTATTGGCCTGGTATCTACCGCACCGGAAAAAT aCTCACCTGAAACTGTACCGGTTTATATTTCTGTTCTGCGGAGGATTGTTTGCGGTATTCGGTAGTATTTCTGGAGAGGTTCCTGGAGCTGGAGCACTCGGTTGTTTGACGTTAGCGTTTGTAGCGGCTATAGGATGGAGGCAGAGGGACGGATGGTCCGATGAATTC AACCCGATGGCTGATATAATGGCGGTTTTATGGATGATTTTTCAACCGTTTCTGTTTGGTTTGATTGGTAATGAGAtagtaattgaaactctggatGGTGGAACCGTCGGTCTGGGAATCGCCACACTCTGCGTAGGACTAGCGTTTCGTGTGGTAGCTTCGTTCTTAGCCGTTCTGGGAACCGATCTCACTTGGAAGGAGAGATTTTTCATTCCGTTTGCCTGGCTTCCGAAAGCTACCGTTCAA gcTGCAATTGGTCCGCAAGCATTGGACGCAGCTCGACAGTTCGGAAAAGGGCCTAAAGATGTCGAGTACATCATGGGCTTGAag ATATTGACGATAGCCGTGCTGGTAATCCTGATAACGGCACCGCTCGGATCGGCGCTCATCGCGTTACTGGGTCCGCGATTTCTGACGCAGACGTCGTCGAAAACCGCGAAATCCGACGACGCGGCGGTATCCAAAGAGGAAGACGATAGCGACGACATCGAATCCAATGAAATATCGATCGAAATGTCGACGTATCGCGCACGACCATCGGGGGCTAGTATGCCGGATGAAGCATTTTTTCGTAAACTGCAAGCGATCGGACAATCGGATGACGAAAGCGACAATAAACCGGTCGTGATGACCATCAATAATCATATCAGTATCGATGAAGCTTCAGATGAGTCTCACGTCGCGGCCTAG